One stretch of Segatella copri DNA includes these proteins:
- a CDS encoding DUF1016 N-terminal domain-containing protein, whose product MAQLKAAVKVNTEMLKFYWSLGEDICEKQKQYKWGAKVVVRLSLDMRSEIPQSEGFSRPLPCKTLVCVLFKSN is encoded by the coding sequence ATGGCACAACTTAAAGCTGCTGTCAAAGTGAATACGGAAATGCTCAAATTCTACTGGAGTTTGGGCGAGGACATTTGCGAGAAGCAGAAACAATACAAGTGGGGTGCAAAGGTTGTAGTTAGGCTTAGCCTTGATATGCGTTCGGAAATTCCTCAGAGTGAGGGATTTTCAAGACCTTTACCATGTAAAACGCTGGTTTGCGTTCTATTCAAGTCAAATTGA